From the genome of Pseudomonas sihuiensis:
AAGTCACGCAGCCTGGCATTGAACACGCGCAACAGCTTGACGCTCTCAGGATCACCCTTGCGAAACAGCAAGCGCAGCGGCTCGGTATTCAACTGCCGCGGATGATGCACGATTTTACCGCCATCTTCCGGAAACAAACGATTCAACATGGCATAGCCGACAGCGCGGTCCTGTGGATGAAGGTCGATACGACCCAACTCCAGAAGACGAAAACTGGTGTCCTCCTTGCCATTTTGCTCGACGCTCAGGCGGCCGGCCTGCAACGCCTCGTCGAACGCAGGGCCGTAGGAGTAACCCAGCGTCGTGCCGATGTGATACTTCAACAAGTCCTCGACCGTGGTCCAGTCGAACGCCTGATCGCGACGATGGAACAGAACGATCTCCCCGCGCACCAGCGGGTCGCTACAAATGCCGTAATTGAGCCGACTGGGACTGCAGCTATAGGGCATGATCGCGTGCAACTGCCCCTGCTGCAGCATCAGTACGTTGCGGTCCCAGGGATGGAAGATGAATTCGACCTGGTAACCCGCTTCAGCGAACACTGCGCTGATCAGTCGCGCCAGAGCGCCACCATCACTGCGCTCCTGGTCGACATAGGGCGCCCAGTCGCCGGTGCCGATACGCAGCTTCTGTGGCTCGGCCTGAACGGGCCCAAGGGCTACCAGCAAAACAGGTAGCGTCAGGGAGGCGAGCATCCGTGCCCAGCGTCTTCTCAGCGAGACGCAAAAAAACAGGTACGACACAAATCACCTCTGATACGGATCATGTTCGACGTCTCCCTGTCGGCTACTGCAACCTCTCCCTTCGCCCAGCATAGTCAAACGCACCGCGCACGGGCGTTTCTCAGGTTTTCGATTGGCGCTCTGCCGGACGACGGGCGCCAGCCACCAGTTTGTCTACCAGCTTGGCCGCAGCGGCCATGCCGAAGCTGGCGGTGACCATCATCACCGCGCCGAAACCGCCCGCGCAGTCGAGCTTCACCCCTTCACCGACGAAGCCCTTGGCCTGACAGACCGTGCCATCCGGCTTGGGATAACGCAGCTGCTCGGTGGAGAACACGCAAGGGACGCTGTAGGTGCGACCCGGCGTACGCGAGAAGCCATAATCGCGGCGCAACAGGCTACGCACCTTGGCCGCCAGCGGGTCGTTGAAGGTCTTGTTCAGGTCGGTGACCTGAATCTGCGTAGGATCGACCTGCCCGCCCGCGCCGCCGGTGGTGACGATCTGGATCTTGCGCCGCTTGCACCAGGCGATCAGCGCCGCCTTGGCCGGCACGCTGTCGATGCAGTCGATCACCCCATCGAGCTGCTCGGTGATGTACTCGGCCATGGTTTCGCGGGTGACGAAATCCGCCACGGCGTGCACCACGCATGCCGGGTTGATGGCACGGATGCGCGCGGCCATCTCGTCGACCTTGGCCTTGCCCACCGCGCCTTCGATGGCGTGCACCTGGCGATTGGTGTTGGTGATGCAGACGTCGTCCAGGTCGAACAGGGAAATCTCGCCGACACCCGAGCGCGCCAGCGCCTCGGCCGCCCAGGAACCGACGCCGCCGATGCCGACTACCGCCACGTGCGCCGCTGCCAGTCGTTGATAGCCCTCCTGGCCGTAAAGCCGGGCTATGCCGCCGAATCGCTGATCGTCAGTACCCATCACACCCCCTGCAGGAAGGCGCGCATTATAGAGATAGCACCCTGCCCACCCAAGCCTGTCGAACAGGTCAGCCGTCGGCCCGTCGTATCGAGCTGCATTTACCGCGAATGCGCCGTGCGACGCGCCTTATGACCTGATCGCCAACGACTTTTGCTTTAAGATGGCCAGCCTTCACGCTAGCCGCCGTACCGGAGCCGCAATGACCGCCACCCTCACCCCGACCCTGGAACTCGCCTTCGACCTGATCCGCCGCCCGTCCGTGACCCCGGTCGACGAAGGTTGCCAGGAGCTGATGATGCGCCGCCTGGCCGCCTGCGGCTTCGAGGTGGAGCGCATGCGCATCGAAGAGGTGGAGAATTTCTGGGCCAAGCGCGGTGGCGACGGCCCGGTGCTGTGTTTCGCCGGCCACACCGATGTGGTGCCCACTGGCCCGCTGGACGCCTGGCAGTACCAGCCGTTCGACGTGCGCGTCGATGAAGACGGCATGCTCTGCGGCCGTGGCGCAGCGGATATGAAAGGCAGCCTGGCGAGCATGATCATCGCGGTGGAGCGCTTCGTCGCCGACTACCCGAACCACAAGGGCGCCATCACCTTCCTGATCACCAGCGACGAGGAAGGCCCGGCTCAGCATGGCACCAAGGCGGTGGTCGAGCGCCTGCGCGAGCGTAACGAGCGCCTGGACTGGTGCATCGTCGGCGAGCCGTCGAGCACCACCCTGCTCGGTGACGTGGTGAAGAACGGCCGTCGTGGCTCCCTCGGTTGCACACTCACCGTGTACGGCAAGCAAGGCCACGTGGCCTACCCGCACCTGGCGAAGAACCCGATTCACCTGGCCGCCCCGGCGCTGGCCGAACTGGCCGCCGAGCACTGGGATCACGGCAACGACTACTTCCCGCCGACCAGCTTCCAGGTGTCCAATCTCAACTCCGGCACTGGCGCCACCAACGTCATCCCCGGCGAGCTGAAAGCGGTGTTCAACTTCCGCTTCTCCACCGAATCCACCGTCGAGGAGCTGCAGCAGCGCGTCACCACCATTCTCGACAAGCACGGCCTGGACTACCACCTGGAGTGGGCGCTGTCCGGTCTGCCATTCCTTACCCAGCCGGGCGACCTGCTCGACGCAGTGGCCGCCAGCATCAAGAACGTCACCGGTCGTGACACCACGCCGTCCACCAGCGGCGGCACCTCCGACGGTCGCTTTATCGCCACCCTGGGCACTCAGGTGGTCGAGCTCGGCCCGGTCAACGCCACCATCCACCAGATCAACGAGCGCGTACTGGCCAGCGATCTGGACCTGCTTACCGAAGTCTATTACCGAACCCTGGTGAAACTGCTCGCATGAAAATCCATGAATATGCCTGCTGCGCACACCGATAGCTGCGTTGGGCGGTACTCGCTCCTCGCCTATCTATTCGATATGTCTCGTCGCTGTGTTCCGTCCGCCTTGCTCTCGGCGCGCTCGCGACGGCCTATTCACGGATTTTACGCATGCTGATCTGTCCCATCTGCCAAGCGCCGCTGATGCCCAGCGGCAACGGCCTGGCCTGCGAAAACCGGCACAGCTTCGACCGCGCGCGCCAGGGGTACTTCAACCTGCTGCCGGTGCAACACAAGAACAGCCGCGACCCCGGCGACAACGCCGCCATGGTCGAGGCGCGCCGGCGTTTTCTCGAAGGCGGCCACTACGCATCGCTGGCCGCACGCCTGGCCGCACTGGCTGCCGAGTACAAGCCGGCGCGCTGGCTGGATATCGGTTGTGGCGAGGGTTACTACACCGAACAGATCGCCCGTGGCCTGCCCGCCGCCGACGGTTATGCCCTGGACATCTCCCGCGAGGCGGTGAAGCGCGCGTGCAAACGTGCTGCGCAGCTGAGCTGGCTGGTGGCGAGCATGGCCCGTGTGCCATTGGCCGATGCCAGTTGCGACCTACTGGCCAGCGTCTTCAGCCCGCTGGACTGGGCCGAGGCCAAGCGTCTGCTCGCACCCGGCGGCGGCTTGCTGCGCATGGGCCCGACCCGCGTGCACCTGATGGAACTGCGGCAGAAGCTGTACGACGAAGTACGCGACTACGACGACGAGAAGCACCTGGCGCTGATTCCGCCCGGCATGCACCTGGCCCACAGCGAAACCCTCGAATTCCCGCTGCACCTGGCCGATGCTCAGGCTCGCGCCGACCTGCTGGCCATGACCCCGCACGGCTGGCGCGCCAGTGCCGAGCGCCGCGAAGCGGTAATTGCCGAGCCCTTCGATGTCACCGTTTCAATCCGCTACGATTGGATCGTCAAAACCCAGAGCCCACGCTCTCAGGACTGAAAGCCATGCGCCAACCCGATATCGAGATCTACCTGAAAGACGCCGAACGCGATGCCGTGGCGCAATGGCTGGGCGAAGCTCTCGGCCCATGCAGCGACTGGCAGCAAAAGGGCCAGACCTTCAAATGCA
Proteins encoded in this window:
- the dapE gene encoding succinyl-diaminopimelate desuccinylase encodes the protein MTATLTPTLELAFDLIRRPSVTPVDEGCQELMMRRLAACGFEVERMRIEEVENFWAKRGGDGPVLCFAGHTDVVPTGPLDAWQYQPFDVRVDEDGMLCGRGAADMKGSLASMIIAVERFVADYPNHKGAITFLITSDEEGPAQHGTKAVVERLRERNERLDWCIVGEPSSTTLLGDVVKNGRRGSLGCTLTVYGKQGHVAYPHLAKNPIHLAAPALAELAAEHWDHGNDYFPPTSFQVSNLNSGTGATNVIPGELKAVFNFRFSTESTVEELQQRVTTILDKHGLDYHLEWALSGLPFLTQPGDLLDAVAASIKNVTGRDTTPSTSGGTSDGRFIATLGTQVVELGPVNATIHQINERVLASDLDLLTEVYYRTLVKLLA
- a CDS encoding substrate-binding periplasmic protein codes for the protein MLASLTLPVLLVALGPVQAEPQKLRIGTGDWAPYVDQERSDGGALARLISAVFAEAGYQVEFIFHPWDRNVLMLQQGQLHAIMPYSCSPSRLNYGICSDPLVRGEIVLFHRRDQAFDWTTVEDLLKYHIGTTLGYSYGPAFDEALQAGRLSVEQNGKEDTSFRLLELGRIDLHPQDRAVGYAMLNRLFPEDGGKIVHHPRQLNTEPLRLLFRKGDPESVKLLRVFNARLRDFAQRGDLQRLQQALNSGNADDWKPSTSAQAVRD
- the tcdA gene encoding tRNA cyclic N6-threonylcarbamoyladenosine(37) synthase TcdA — its product is MGTDDQRFGGIARLYGQEGYQRLAAAHVAVVGIGGVGSWAAEALARSGVGEISLFDLDDVCITNTNRQVHAIEGAVGKAKVDEMAARIRAINPACVVHAVADFVTRETMAEYITEQLDGVIDCIDSVPAKAALIAWCKRRKIQIVTTGGAGGQVDPTQIQVTDLNKTFNDPLAAKVRSLLRRDYGFSRTPGRTYSVPCVFSTEQLRYPKPDGTVCQAKGFVGEGVKLDCAGGFGAVMMVTASFGMAAAAKLVDKLVAGARRPAERQSKT
- a CDS encoding putative RNA methyltransferase, with product MLICPICQAPLMPSGNGLACENRHSFDRARQGYFNLLPVQHKNSRDPGDNAAMVEARRRFLEGGHYASLAARLAALAAEYKPARWLDIGCGEGYYTEQIARGLPAADGYALDISREAVKRACKRAAQLSWLVASMARVPLADASCDLLASVFSPLDWAEAKRLLAPGGGLLRMGPTRVHLMELRQKLYDEVRDYDDEKHLALIPPGMHLAHSETLEFPLHLADAQARADLLAMTPHGWRASAERREAVIAEPFDVTVSIRYDWIVKTQSPRSQD